The Streptomyces tendae genome has a window encoding:
- the modA gene encoding molybdate ABC transporter substrate-binding protein — MIRSARRTAALAAVTLLTVLPLTACSSSGDSTAGGSDGSPKGTVTVFAASSLKETFTALGERFEARHPGTEVTFNFGGSDSLAAGIVGGAPADVFAAASTTTMDRVADEGLTAGDPATFARNRLEIATVPGNPHGITSPTDLADPGLKVVLCDRSVPCGAAARKALTAAGVQVTPASYEQDVKSALTKVRLKEADAAVVYRTDVRAAGDKVDGVDFPEAAQAVNDYPIVRLESSRSSATADAFVALVTSPEGRNVLGRAGFLTP; from the coding sequence ATGATCCGTTCCGCCCGCCGGACGGCCGCCCTCGCAGCGGTCACGCTCCTGACCGTCCTCCCGCTCACCGCCTGTTCCTCCTCCGGCGACTCCACGGCAGGTGGCAGTGACGGGAGCCCGAAGGGCACGGTCACCGTCTTCGCCGCCTCCTCCCTCAAGGAGACCTTCACGGCTCTGGGCGAGCGCTTCGAGGCACGGCATCCGGGCACCGAGGTGACCTTCAACTTCGGCGGCAGCGACTCCCTGGCCGCCGGGATCGTGGGCGGCGCCCCCGCCGACGTCTTCGCCGCGGCCAGCACCACGACGATGGACCGCGTCGCGGACGAAGGGCTCACCGCGGGCGACCCGGCCACCTTCGCGCGCAACCGTCTGGAGATCGCCACCGTCCCCGGCAACCCGCACGGGATCACCTCCCCGACGGACCTGGCCGATCCCGGCCTGAAGGTCGTGCTCTGCGACAGGTCGGTGCCGTGCGGGGCCGCCGCCCGGAAGGCACTGACGGCGGCCGGCGTCCAGGTCACGCCCGCCTCGTACGAGCAGGACGTGAAGAGCGCGCTGACCAAGGTGCGGCTGAAGGAGGCGGACGCCGCCGTCGTGTACCGCACGGATGTGAGGGCGGCCGGTGACAAGGTGGACGGCGTGGACTTCCCGGAGGCCGCCCAGGCCGTCAACGACTACCCGATCGTCCGCCTCGAGAGTTCCCGCAGCTCCGCGACGGCCGACGCCTTCGTCGCGCTGGTGACATCGCCGGAGGGACGGAACGTGCTCGGCCGGGCGGGATTCCTCACGCCATGA
- a CDS encoding DUF5999 family protein: MCQHQPPCPSADSADRESARLVAHHPEQGWSLLCNGVVLFEDTGELLPDGSVIAPQRPRGVMLTSA, encoded by the coding sequence ATGTGCCAGCACCAGCCACCGTGCCCCTCAGCCGACTCCGCCGACCGGGAATCCGCCCGTCTCGTGGCGCACCACCCGGAGCAGGGCTGGAGCCTGCTGTGCAACGGTGTCGTGCTCTTCGAGGACACCGGTGAACTCCTGCCCGACGGCAGCGTCATCGCCCCGCAGCGTCCTCGGGGCGTCATGCTGACGTCCGCCTGA
- a CDS encoding TOBE domain-containing protein, protein MQSYTIGQAARLLGVSPDTARRWADAGRLTTRRDDGGRRVVDGRDLAAFSVALAKEATPEEGTPYTSARNAFPGIVTAIKLGDVAAQVEIQAGPHRLVSLLTREAVEELGLEVGVEATARVKSTSVHIDRT, encoded by the coding sequence ATGCAGTCCTACACGATCGGCCAGGCAGCGCGGCTGCTCGGCGTGAGCCCGGACACCGCCCGCCGCTGGGCGGACGCGGGACGCCTCACCACCCGGCGCGACGACGGCGGACGGCGGGTCGTCGACGGGCGTGACCTGGCGGCGTTCTCCGTCGCGCTCGCCAAGGAGGCCACGCCCGAGGAGGGCACTCCGTACACCTCCGCCCGCAACGCCTTCCCCGGCATCGTCACCGCGATCAAACTCGGCGACGTCGCCGCCCAGGTCGAGATCCAGGCCGGCCCGCACCGTCTGGTCTCCCTGCTCACCCGGGAGGCCGTCGAGGAGCTGGGCCTGGAGGTCGGCGTGGAGGCCACCGCCCGGGTGAAGTCGACGAGCGTCCACATCGACCGCACCTGA